In one Grus americana isolate bGruAme1 chromosome 1, bGruAme1.mat, whole genome shotgun sequence genomic region, the following are encoded:
- the NDUFB2 gene encoding NADH dehydrogenase [ubiquinone] 1 beta subcomplex subunit 2, mitochondrial: MLASLGQSAGRLLRAGSGVTGLRHAGGGVHIQPRYRQFPELTRRQVIQSEFLSGFMWFWIFWHFWHSSDMVLGHFPYPDPSAWTDEELGIPPDDAE, from the exons ATGCTGGCGTCGCTGGGGCAGTCGGCGGGGCGGCTGCTGCGGGCCGGGAGCGGCGTGACCGGGCTGCGGCA CGCGGGCGGCGGGGTGCACATCCAGCCGCGGTACCGGCAGTTCCCGGAGCTGACGCGGAGGCAGGTGATCCAGAGCGAGTTCCTCAGCGGCTTCATGTGGTTCTGGATCTTCTGGCACTTCTGGCACAGCTCGGACATGGTGCTG GGCCACTTCCCCTACCCCGACCCTTCGGCCTGGACGGACGAGGAGCTCGGGATCCCTCCGGACGACGCGGAATAG